The Skermanella rosea sequence ACCCCGTGACTGTCGATCAGTCGTTGCCAGGAAAGGAATTCCTCGACCGACAGCGTGTAGCGACGGCAGGCCTCCTCAAGGCTGATCAACCCGCAACGCACCCCGGCAACTACTTCCGCCTTGCGCCTCATGACCCAGCGCTTGGTATCGGGTGGCGGAAGATCTGCCTCCGTCATCACCCGCGAGGCCAGGTCTACGACACTGTCCATCATCGGGTCTTCTTTATGAGCTGTCATGCGACAGGTTACCTCGCGAATCCTTACTCATCCGTCGGCAGCGGGCGTCAGTATCCGAGCGCCAATTTAAAAAACTGCTAACTCGCGGAAATCTTGTCGCTCCAAAGGGGTAGAGTACCCCGATGGGCGGGATTCGCGGGCGGTGCGGTGGTGCATAAGTCCGTGGGCTGGCTAACTTTCCTACTGTTCGCGAGTCACATGTTAACAAACGGTATAGCGCTTGGGGGATTCTTCGGCCGTCAGTTAAGAATCCCTTGACTCCTCCCGCAAGAGTCGGGACCATGCACATGGATCACCAGTATTGGGTCAGCTATGATGGACGCCATCGGAAACACACTGCAGGGAACGGCGGCGGTACGCGCGCCCGCCCAGCAGTCAGTTCCGCGGACGGCTCAGCAGGAAGCCGATCCGACCGCCGGTGCCGCGGCGGAACCCTCCCGCTACTTCAGCCCGGTCGTCCGTCTCGACAGCGAGACGCAGCGCACCGTGCTCCAGTACCGCGACGGATCCGACGGCAAGGTGCTGGTTCAGTATCCCTCCGAAAAGCAGCTTGAAGCCTATCGGAACCGGGCCATCGCCGAGCGGTCGAAGGAGCAGGAGCAAGCCGACGCGACGAAACCGGCGCGGCAGGGCGAACCGATCCGGGTCGCCTTCGGCCAGCCCGCGGGCGGCC is a genomic window containing:
- the sciP gene encoding CtrA inhibitor SciP; this encodes MTAHKEDPMMDSVVDLASRVMTEADLPPPDTKRWVMRRKAEVVAGVRCGLISLEEACRRYTLSVEEFLSWQRLIDSHGVRGLRATRLQDYRQGEKATLAE